A window of Streptomyces sp. SAI-127 contains these coding sequences:
- a CDS encoding 4-hydroxy-3-methylbut-2-enyl diphosphate reductase, which yields MGRMTASPGRRVLLAAPRGYCAGVDRAVIAVEKALEQYGAPVYVRHEIVHNKYVVQTLENKGAIFVERTEEVPPGNIVMFSAHGVAPVVHDEAARGKLATIDATCPLVTKVHKEAVRFANEDYDILLIGHEGHEEVIGTSGEAPDHITLVDGPSDVAKVEVRDESKVVWLSQTTLSVDETMETVDALKEKFPQLISPPSDDICYATQNRQLAVKQMGAEAELVIVVGSRNSSNSKRLVEVAKLAGSREAYLVDYASEIDESWLEGVTTVGVTSGASVPEVLVEEVLEWLSQRGYGDVELVKAAEESITFSLPKELRRDLREEAAALVAERKGTSQA from the coding sequence ATGGGACGCATGACTGCTTCGCCTGGCCGCCGTGTCCTGCTCGCCGCCCCCCGTGGCTACTGCGCGGGTGTGGACCGCGCCGTGATCGCCGTCGAGAAAGCCCTGGAGCAGTACGGCGCTCCGGTGTACGTCCGGCACGAGATCGTCCACAACAAGTACGTCGTACAGACCCTGGAGAACAAGGGCGCCATCTTCGTCGAACGGACGGAGGAGGTCCCGCCGGGCAACATCGTCATGTTCTCGGCCCACGGCGTCGCCCCCGTCGTCCATGACGAGGCCGCGCGCGGCAAGCTCGCCACCATCGACGCGACCTGCCCGCTCGTCACCAAGGTCCACAAGGAAGCCGTCCGCTTCGCCAATGAGGACTACGACATCCTCCTGATCGGGCACGAGGGCCACGAGGAGGTCATCGGCACCTCCGGCGAGGCCCCCGACCACATCACGCTGGTCGACGGCCCCTCGGACGTCGCCAAGGTCGAGGTCCGCGACGAGTCGAAGGTCGTCTGGCTCTCCCAGACCACGCTGTCAGTCGACGAGACGATGGAGACCGTCGACGCCCTCAAGGAGAAGTTCCCGCAGCTCATCTCCCCGCCCAGCGACGACATCTGCTACGCCACGCAGAACCGTCAGCTCGCGGTGAAGCAGATGGGCGCCGAGGCCGAGCTGGTCATCGTGGTCGGTTCCCGCAACTCCTCCAACTCCAAGCGGCTCGTCGAGGTCGCCAAGCTGGCCGGCTCCCGCGAGGCCTACCTCGTGGACTACGCGAGCGAGATCGACGAATCCTGGCTGGAGGGCGTGACCACGGTCGGCGTGACCTCGGGCGCCTCGGTGCCGGAGGTGCTGGTCGAGGAGGTCCTGGAGTGGCTGTCGCAGCGCGGTTACGGCGACGTGGAGCTCGTGAAGGCGGCCGAGGAGTCCATCACCTTCTCGCTGCCGAAGGAACTGCGCCGCGACCTGCGCGAGGAGGCGGCGGCGCTGGTCGCGGAGCGTAAGGGGACCTCGCAGGCGTGA
- the xseA gene encoding exodeoxyribonuclease VII large subunit: MAVNSTPEAPLPVGEVSRLIGGWIDRLGAVWVEGQITQLSRRPGAGVVFLTLRDPSYDISVSVTCFRQVFDEIADVVSEGARVVVLAKPEWYAPRGQLSLRAAEIRPVGVGELLARLEQLKKSLAAEGLFAPERKKPLPFLPQLVGLVCGRASAAERDVLENARHRWPAVRFEVRNVPVQGVHAVPQVVQAVKELDALDDVDVIIVARGGGSVEDLLPFSDEQLVRAVASCRTPVVSAIGHEPDTPLLDYVADLRASTPTDAAKKVVPDVGEEYERVRALQDRARRCVESFLQREERGLAQALARPSIEDPHRMIDERADHVSSLTDRGRRTLGHLLDRADSELTHTHARVVALSPAATLQRGYAVLQKADGHVVRAPDEVTAEETLRARVAEGEFVVRVDA, encoded by the coding sequence ATGGCTGTGAACTCGACTCCCGAAGCGCCCCTGCCCGTCGGCGAGGTGTCGCGCCTGATCGGCGGCTGGATCGACCGCCTCGGTGCCGTGTGGGTCGAGGGCCAGATCACCCAGCTGTCCCGGCGCCCGGGCGCGGGCGTCGTCTTCCTCACGCTGCGCGATCCGTCGTACGACATCTCGGTGAGCGTCACCTGCTTCCGCCAGGTCTTCGACGAGATCGCCGACGTCGTCAGCGAGGGCGCCCGAGTCGTCGTACTGGCGAAGCCGGAGTGGTACGCGCCGCGGGGCCAGCTCTCGCTGCGGGCCGCCGAGATAAGGCCCGTCGGGGTCGGCGAGCTGCTGGCCCGGCTGGAGCAGCTGAAGAAGTCCCTCGCCGCGGAGGGGCTGTTCGCGCCGGAGCGCAAGAAGCCGCTGCCGTTCCTGCCGCAGCTCGTCGGGCTGGTCTGCGGCCGGGCCTCGGCCGCCGAGCGGGACGTCCTGGAGAACGCCCGGCACCGCTGGCCGGCCGTCCGTTTCGAGGTGCGCAACGTCCCGGTGCAGGGCGTGCACGCCGTCCCGCAGGTCGTCCAGGCGGTCAAGGAGCTCGACGCGCTGGACGACGTGGACGTGATCATCGTGGCGCGCGGCGGGGGCAGCGTGGAGGATCTGCTGCCGTTCTCCGACGAGCAGTTGGTGCGGGCGGTCGCGTCCTGTCGTACGCCGGTGGTGTCGGCGATCGGGCACGAGCCGGACACCCCGCTGCTCGACTACGTCGCCGACCTGCGGGCCTCCACGCCCACGGACGCGGCCAAGAAGGTCGTACCGGACGTGGGTGAGGAGTACGAGCGGGTGCGGGCGCTGCAGGACCGCGCGCGGCGGTGCGTCGAGTCCTTCCTCCAGCGGGAGGAGCGGGGCCTCGCGCAGGCCCTCGCGCGGCCGTCGATAGAGGATCCGCACCGGATGATCGACGAGCGCGCCGACCATGTGTCCTCCCTGACCGACCGCGGCCGCCGCACCCTGGGCCATCTGCTGGACCGCGCCGACTCCGAGCTGACGCACACGCACGCACGCGTGGTGGCCCTCTCCCCCGCCGCGACCCTCCAGCGCGGGTACGCCGTGCTCCAGAAGGCCGACGGGCATGTGGTGCGGGCGCCGGACGAGGTGACTGCGGAGGAGACCCTGCGGGCGCGGGTCGCCGAGGGTGAGTTCGTTGTCCGAGTCGATGCATAG
- a CDS encoding exodeoxyribonuclease VII small subunit has translation MTSKVAEEALGYEQARDELIEVVRRLEAGGTTLEESLALWERGEELAKVCRRWLDGARARLDAALAEEEEAGTEGAAE, from the coding sequence ATGACCAGCAAGGTGGCGGAAGAGGCGCTCGGGTACGAGCAGGCACGGGACGAGCTGATCGAGGTCGTTCGGCGGCTGGAGGCGGGCGGTACGACGCTCGAGGAGTCCCTCGCGCTCTGGGAGCGGGGCGAGGAGCTGGCCAAGGTGTGCCGGCGCTGGCTGGACGGGGCGCGGGCGCGGCTGGACGCGGCGCTGGCCGAGGAGGAAGAGGCCGGGACCGAGGGCGCCGCCGAGTAG